From Zonotrichia albicollis isolate bZonAlb1 unplaced genomic scaffold, bZonAlb1.hap1 Scaffold_257, whole genome shotgun sequence, the proteins below share one genomic window:
- the LOC141727878 gene encoding uncharacterized protein LOC141727878 produces the protein METREGKSPRQNLMKEAILSSSMTQEFNGEDNSRRFHRKRGSKPSPRCAEEERPTLSQEGGESFSQSSELVVRERLHDGEKPYKCSECGKSFRQHSVLICHQMIHTGEWPYECGECGKGFSYRSTLVTHQRIHTGERPYECPECQKSFQTSSDLLRHQLIQTGERPFCCPECGKGFKRKSHLIIHQRIHTGERPYECPTCGKRFQTSSNLRLHERIHTEERPFRCPDCGKGFKHKFTLIRHQRIHTGERPFECLQCGKSFTQRSDLTSHE, from the coding sequence atggagaccagggagggcAAATCCCCACGGCAGAACCTCATGAAAGAGGCCAttttgagcagctccatgaCACAGGAATTCAATGGGGAGGACAATTCCCGGAGATTCcacaggaagaggggctccaaacccagcccaagGTGcgctgaggaggaaagacccaccctgagtCAGGAAGGTGGAGaaagcttcagccagagctcagagctggtggttcGTGAGcggcttcatgatggggagaagccctacaagtgctcagagtgtgggaagagcttcaggcagcacAGCGTCCTGAtctgccaccagatgatccacactggggaatggccctacgagtgtggggagtgtgggaagggcttcagctacaggtccacccttgtgacccaccaacgcatccacaccggggagaggccctacgagtgtcccgaGTGCCAGAAGAGCTTTCAGACAAGCTCTgatctcctcaggcaccagctCATTCAGACTGGGGAGAggcctttctgctgccctgagtgtgggaagggcttcaagcgcaaGTCCCACCTCATcatccaccagcgcatccacactggggagaggccctatgagtgccccacctgtgggaagaggtttcagaccagctcaaatctccgcctgcatgagcggattcacacagaggagaggcccttccgctgccctgactgtgggaagggattcaagcatAAGTTCACCCTCATCaggcaccagcgcatccacacaggggagaggcccttcgagtgtctccagtgtgggaagagtttcACCCAGCGCTCTGACTTGACCAGTCACGAATGA